The following are encoded together in the Juglans microcarpa x Juglans regia isolate MS1-56 chromosome 2D, Jm3101_v1.0, whole genome shotgun sequence genome:
- the LOC121249316 gene encoding uncharacterized protein LOC121249316 gives MAAGKTSRRGLKICCAVTAIFLVLIAAVLVALSFTMFKPKHPRISLHLEGLQNIDLLMLMNATANVTLGTVFTVENRNYASFRYKNSTAYVDFHGDLVGEALIGERNVPARGKLNVTPSVTLMTGNLVMNPHFFADLGSGSLNLTSTATLVGKTSLLKIFKKHATVYNRCNISVFVFTSSVESICETKLKM, from the coding sequence ATGGCTGCTGGCAAAACTTCCCGCAGAGGTCTCAAAATATGCTGTGCTGTAACGGCGATTTTCTTAGTTCTCATTGCCGCTGTTCTCGTAGCCTTGTCTTTTACCATGTTCAAGCCTAAACACCCCAGAATCAGCCTCCACCTCGAGGGCCTCCAAAACATTGATTTGTTAATGCTGATGAATGCAACAGCGAATGTCACTTTGGGCACTGTTTTTACCGTCGAGAATCGAAACTATGCAAGCTTCAGGTATAAAAACTCTACCGCATACGTTGATTTTCACGGCGACCTGGTCGGGGAGGCTCTGATAGGGGAACGAAATGTTCCGGCACGCGGCAAGCTTAACGTGACACCTTCCGTGACTCTCATGACTGGTAATTTGGTGATGAATCCACATTTTTTTGCTGATTTGGGAAGTGGGAGCCTGAACTTGACATCGACGGCAACTTTGGTGGGGAAAACGAGTCTGCTCAAGATCTTCAAGAAGCATGCTACAGTTTATAACAGGTGTAACatatctgtttttgtttttactagTAGTGTTGAATCCATATGCGAGACCAAACTCAAGATGTAG